A region from the Bubalus kerabau isolate K-KA32 ecotype Philippines breed swamp buffalo chromosome 23, PCC_UOA_SB_1v2, whole genome shotgun sequence genome encodes:
- the TEDC2 gene encoding tubulin epsilon and delta complex protein 2 isoform X1, giving the protein MLPAECSRRLVAELRDALDSCAERQRQLEQSLRVSRRLLRVWEPAETPAPEPTPGPEINEEAPSSACPPSPQDLKELELLTQALEKAVRVRKGLSKAGEGVKARSLKSGSASTATKASAPPSTSRCTGSRTPEIKPPRGVHHPWVPAKDLPGRRLLLVGDGVHMGQGAGANKPEADLRDQQIVPQAASQVPEAFTLKDKGALLRLPEAFRKAASRNASLWAQLSSMQTGDSVDAAAATAKTQFLQKMQTAAGLPSSMLSAAEVRRLQKACSMLRLRMREELTADPKDWTQEYRSLLTLEGLQALAGQCLHRLQELQELRSAVVEQPQGPWPEGPPRAASPCGGGADPVWSPQLLLYSSTQELQTLAALRLRVAMLDQQVHLEKVLMAELLPLLSEQEPLGRPWLALCRAAHCLLCEGGQRFLTVLQDEPADRLSLP; this is encoded by the exons ATGCTGCCTGCGGAGTGCTCGCGCCG GCTGGTGGCCGAGCTGCGGGACGCCCTGGACTCCTGCGCCGAGCGACAACGGCAGCTGGAGCAGAGCCTGCGAGTCTCCCGGCGGCTGCTGCGGGTCTG GGAACCAGCCGAGACCCCAGCTCCGGAGCCAACCCCAGGGCCAGAAATTAATGAAGAGGCCCCATCTTCAG CATGCCCACCCAGCCCCCAGGACCTCAAGGAGCTGGAGCTTCTGACccaggcactggagaaggcagtaCGAGTGCGAAAAGGCCTCTCTAAGGCTGGAGAAGGAGTCAAGGCCCGCAGCCTGAAGTCTGGGTCTGCTTCCACTGCCACCAAAGCCTCTGCCCCACCCAGCACCTCACGCTGCACTGGCAGCCGTACACCTGAGATAAAACCCCCCAGGGGTGTCCACCACCCCTGGGTGCCCGCAAAGGACCTCCCTGGGCGCAGGCTTCTGTTGGTGGGAGATGGCGTCCATATGGGGCAGGGGGCCGGAGCCAACAAGCCTGAAGCAGACCTCAGGGACCAGCAGATTGTCCCCCAGGCTGCTTCTCAGGTTCCAGAAGCTTTTACGCTCAAGGATAAGGG GGCCTTACTGCGGCTGCCAGAGGCCTTCAGGAAGGCGGCTTCCCGGAATGCTAG CCTGTGGGCCCAGCTCAGCTCGATGCAGACCGGGGATTCTGTGGATGCTGCTGCCGCCACTGCCAAAACCCAGTTCCTCCAGAAAATGCAGACAGCC GCAGGCCTGCCCAGCTCCATGCTCAGCGCAGCAGAGGTGAGGCGCCTACAGAAGGCCTGCTCCATGCTGAGGCTTCGAATGAGAGAGGAGCTCACGGCAG ACCCCAAGGACTGGACGCAGGAGTACCGCAGCCTGCTCACCCTGGAGGGGCTGCAGGCCCTAGCAGGGCAGTGTCTGCACAGGCTAcaagagctgcaggagctgcGCTCTG CGGTGGTGGAACAGCCACAGGGGCCATGGCCTGAGGGGCCCCCCAGGGCCGCCTCGCCCTGTGGAGGAGGCGCAGACCCAGTGTGGAGCCCCCAGCTGCTTCTCTACTCCAGCACCCAGGAGCTGCAGACCCTGGCAGCCCTCAGGCTGCGGGTGGCCATGCTGGACCAGCAGGTCCATCTGGAAAAG GTCCTAATGGCTGAGCTGCTTCCCCTGCTGAGCGAGCAGGAGCCCCTGGGGCGCCCCTGGCTGGCGCTATGCCGGGCTGCGCATTGCCTGCTCTGCGAGGGGGGCCAGCGCTTCCTCACCGTCCTGCAAGATGAGCCTGCTGACCGACTGAGCCTTCCCTGA
- the TEDC2 gene encoding tubulin epsilon and delta complex protein 2 isoform X2, producing MLPAECSRRLVAELRDALDSCAERQRQLEQSLRVSRRLLRVWEPAETPAPEPTPGPEINEEAPSSACPPSPQDLKELELLTQALEKAVRVRKGLSKAGEGVKARSLKSGSASTATKASAPPSTSRCTGSRTPEIKPPRGVHHPWVPAKDLPGRRLLLVGDGVHMGQGAGANKPEADLRDQQIVPQAASQVPEAFTLKDKGALLRLPEAFRKAASRNASLWAQLSSMQTGDSVDAAAATAKTQFLQKMQTAAGLPSSMLSAAEVRRLQKACSMLRLRMREELTAAVVEQPQGPWPEGPPRAASPCGGGADPVWSPQLLLYSSTQELQTLAALRLRVAMLDQQVHLEKVLMAELLPLLSEQEPLGRPWLALCRAAHCLLCEGGQRFLTVLQDEPADRLSLP from the exons ATGCTGCCTGCGGAGTGCTCGCGCCG GCTGGTGGCCGAGCTGCGGGACGCCCTGGACTCCTGCGCCGAGCGACAACGGCAGCTGGAGCAGAGCCTGCGAGTCTCCCGGCGGCTGCTGCGGGTCTG GGAACCAGCCGAGACCCCAGCTCCGGAGCCAACCCCAGGGCCAGAAATTAATGAAGAGGCCCCATCTTCAG CATGCCCACCCAGCCCCCAGGACCTCAAGGAGCTGGAGCTTCTGACccaggcactggagaaggcagtaCGAGTGCGAAAAGGCCTCTCTAAGGCTGGAGAAGGAGTCAAGGCCCGCAGCCTGAAGTCTGGGTCTGCTTCCACTGCCACCAAAGCCTCTGCCCCACCCAGCACCTCACGCTGCACTGGCAGCCGTACACCTGAGATAAAACCCCCCAGGGGTGTCCACCACCCCTGGGTGCCCGCAAAGGACCTCCCTGGGCGCAGGCTTCTGTTGGTGGGAGATGGCGTCCATATGGGGCAGGGGGCCGGAGCCAACAAGCCTGAAGCAGACCTCAGGGACCAGCAGATTGTCCCCCAGGCTGCTTCTCAGGTTCCAGAAGCTTTTACGCTCAAGGATAAGGG GGCCTTACTGCGGCTGCCAGAGGCCTTCAGGAAGGCGGCTTCCCGGAATGCTAG CCTGTGGGCCCAGCTCAGCTCGATGCAGACCGGGGATTCTGTGGATGCTGCTGCCGCCACTGCCAAAACCCAGTTCCTCCAGAAAATGCAGACAGCC GCAGGCCTGCCCAGCTCCATGCTCAGCGCAGCAGAGGTGAGGCGCCTACAGAAGGCCTGCTCCATGCTGAGGCTTCGAATGAGAGAGGAGCTCACGGCAG CGGTGGTGGAACAGCCACAGGGGCCATGGCCTGAGGGGCCCCCCAGGGCCGCCTCGCCCTGTGGAGGAGGCGCAGACCCAGTGTGGAGCCCCCAGCTGCTTCTCTACTCCAGCACCCAGGAGCTGCAGACCCTGGCAGCCCTCAGGCTGCGGGTGGCCATGCTGGACCAGCAGGTCCATCTGGAAAAG GTCCTAATGGCTGAGCTGCTTCCCCTGCTGAGCGAGCAGGAGCCCCTGGGGCGCCCCTGGCTGGCGCTATGCCGGGCTGCGCATTGCCTGCTCTGCGAGGGGGGCCAGCGCTTCCTCACCGTCCTGCAAGATGAGCCTGCTGACCGACTGAGCCTTCCCTGA